In the genome of Deltaproteobacteria bacterium, the window TGAATTAGCCTACCCGGCCTGACACCAGGTCATCCTTGCTATAGTTATCAGCTGCTGATGCACGCTGATTTTCGCTGATAGATCTAACCAAAAGGTCCTGGTCTATTCTAAACTTCGCGAAACTTCGTTAACTTGTGGGCAGTTGGCTCTTGACCTGCGCGTAAGCAGACACAAAAGCGAAGACGGGACCCCGGCGGAACGCATAGGAAAACCTGAGGATCTGGGCTTTGACCCCAGCAGATCTCAACCGAGACGAAGAAATGCCCCTTGGCCTTCCTTTTGCACTGTCCGGTGCATGAGAGTCGTCCGTAAAAAAGCTTGCGATGATATCGCAGAATTGCGATTGACTTGGTATTTCAATTTTGCGATAATTCCAGAATCAGGTATTCCCTGATGCCTGAGACGAAAGTCATTCTCTTCGTCGAGGCAGACGGTACCTGCCCGTTGCTCCACTGGCTGGACAGTTTGCCTCCCAAGATTCAGGACAAGTGCATTGTCAGGATAGAGCGGCTTGCCGAAATGGGTCATGAGCTTCGCCGGCCGGAGGCAGACTTCCTGAGGAACGGAATTTACGAACTGCGGGCAAGCTATCAGGGGATCCATTACCGTATGCTCTATTTCTATTATGGAAAGGCGGCTGTTATCTCTCATGGAATGATCAAGGAAAAGGCGGTGCCGGGACTTGAGATAGAACTGG includes:
- a CDS encoding type II toxin-antitoxin system RelE/ParE family toxin, which produces MPETKVILFVEADGTCPLLHWLDSLPPKIQDKCIVRIERLAEMGHELRRPEADFLRNGIYELRASYQGIHYRMLYFYYGKAAVISHGMIKEKAVPGLEIELAIKRRTMFVTDPVTHTFKG